From Pseudomonas sp. StFLB209, a single genomic window includes:
- a CDS encoding LexA family transcriptional regulator: MTISDIRLQNLRRIMAERQLRLTDIADLLGKAPAQVSAFGGKNPTKGIGNRIAREIEQVLHLQLGELDVLGGTESSKNIDRASARARATELPMLDLKSVDSWMSGNTGKSDGIQIGWINSPGPVGEKSFGITVEGLSMEPFFQAGDRLIIDPSHPCKNDSFVLAKRKSDNFLMIRQLKIEGNESYLLATNPSWPNRIEQLTDAWCLVGRAMWVVTQI, encoded by the coding sequence ATGACCATTTCAGACATTCGCTTGCAAAACCTCCGACGGATCATGGCCGAAAGGCAGCTCCGACTGACCGACATTGCAGACCTTTTAGGTAAGGCTCCAGCGCAAGTGAGCGCGTTTGGGGGAAAAAATCCTACAAAAGGGATCGGCAACAGAATTGCCAGAGAGATTGAGCAGGTACTCCACCTACAGCTTGGCGAGCTTGATGTTCTTGGGGGCACAGAAAGCTCAAAGAATATAGATCGCGCTAGCGCCAGGGCCAGAGCCACTGAGTTACCCATGCTTGATCTCAAGTCTGTAGATTCGTGGATGAGTGGAAATACAGGAAAATCCGATGGTATTCAGATCGGATGGATAAACTCTCCCGGACCTGTCGGGGAAAAGTCTTTCGGTATAACGGTTGAAGGCTTGAGTATGGAGCCATTCTTTCAAGCAGGTGACAGGCTCATTATCGATCCGTCCCATCCTTGCAAGAACGATAGCTTCGTCCTTGCGAAACGAAAATCTGACAATTTTCTTATGATAAGACAACTCAAAATCGAAGGGAATGAGTCATACTTGCTCGCAACAAACCCCAGTTGGCCAAACCGAATCGAGCAACTTACTGATGCATGGTGTTTAGTAGGCCGAGCCATGTGGGTCGTGACACAGATTTAG
- a CDS encoding phage regulatory CII family protein, translating to MSRSYPCSDRASREILPLDLALYHAAREYPGGAAAIAATTGRSASTLQHKLSPTHPSHVINIQEFCEILELTKDRRILDAVHALVGDTIWQELAEAYTDDMPETMTSGIATFFYKVADLSETWARSIGDGKVSDRELGELRLQVFRGIQALLAMYNRACYVNQTTRGGEHG from the coding sequence ATGAGTCGTAGTTACCCCTGTTCTGACCGGGCCTCGCGGGAAATTCTGCCGCTTGATCTGGCGCTGTACCACGCTGCTCGGGAGTACCCCGGTGGCGCCGCTGCAATCGCCGCTACCACTGGCCGAAGCGCCAGTACCTTGCAACATAAGCTGTCGCCTACGCACCCCAGCCACGTGATCAATATTCAGGAATTTTGCGAAATCCTGGAGCTGACCAAGGATCGTCGGATTCTTGATGCGGTTCACGCTTTGGTGGGGGACACCATCTGGCAGGAGCTGGCCGAGGCCTATACCGATGACATGCCGGAGACCATGACCAGTGGCATCGCGACATTCTTTTACAAGGTCGCAGATCTGTCTGAAACCTGGGCGCGGTCGATTGGTGACGGCAAGGTCAGTGACCGCGAACTGGGCGAGCTTCGCTTGCAGGTGTTTCGCGGTATTCAGGCGTTGTTGGCCATGTACAACCGCGCTTGCTATGTGAACCAGACCACGCGGGGAGGTGAGCATGGCTGA
- a CDS encoding VapE domain-containing protein, with translation MLAEVLVQFHDYGLLPEMPLVYGKLTRCKTTRDTGREKKGWYVAYEHLTAKGETLIFGSYGDWRLGETQKIKVKPGRMSAEEREVMRARQEEAKRRAVEVAAHRARRAAARASAIFQRLPEKGNSAYLQRKQVVGLRVRYSPRSGAVLIPLQNARDRIVGLQVIYPDKHPVTGLSKMYWPSGMTKEGAFHLIGPEPDPGEPVLVCEGYATGASLHMATSMAVAIAFDAGNLLPVAKSMRERFPGRPLIICRDDDWKTTKQNGEPWNPGEEKASNAAVVVGGQVVAPIFSGEREDKWTDFNDLHCAEGLDAVRRQVMAVVRPPAAGGWKNQLARSENGNLIPHMQNVELVLGNDERWGGVINYCEFSSKIIKLRAATYGGGTGEWADIDDMRVMKWLAQHYNLRVKASSVMEAVSVVAHDHSFHPVRQYLDGLEWDRTPRLNSWLTDTLGVPATEYSAKVGKRWLISAVARIMQPGCKADAVMILEGGQGAGKSTAMNIIGGKWFMDTPFVLGDKDAFQALRGKWVVELGELDSFNKAESTKAKQFFSATVDTYRESYGRRTIDVPRQCVFVGTTNQEEYLKDPTGNRRYWPVACGDTDLDKLREIRDQLLAEAVYCYHAGDRWWVTREEEPMFTAAQEDRFVVDEWEGPILQWLEESQIGETTTGSDLLSAALKLDFGHWGKPEQMRVGAIMHRLGWQRVRLPALRKSGKRPWAYKKPPGWGRLTAASAPVQEACFG, from the coding sequence ATGCTGGCTGAAGTATTGGTGCAGTTTCATGACTATGGGCTGCTGCCGGAGATGCCGCTGGTGTACGGCAAGCTGACCCGCTGCAAGACCACGCGCGACACCGGCCGGGAAAAGAAGGGCTGGTATGTGGCTTATGAACACCTCACCGCCAAGGGTGAGACGCTGATCTTTGGCAGCTATGGCGACTGGCGCCTGGGTGAGACGCAGAAGATCAAGGTCAAGCCGGGGCGGATGTCTGCCGAGGAACGCGAGGTGATGCGCGCCCGGCAGGAAGAGGCCAAGCGCCGGGCGGTGGAGGTGGCGGCGCATCGGGCGCGGCGTGCTGCTGCACGGGCCTCGGCGATCTTCCAGCGCTTGCCGGAGAAAGGCAACAGCGCGTACCTGCAGCGCAAGCAGGTGGTGGGCCTTCGGGTTCGTTACTCGCCGCGCAGTGGTGCGGTGTTGATTCCGCTGCAGAACGCCCGGGACCGGATTGTCGGCCTGCAGGTGATCTATCCCGACAAGCATCCGGTCACCGGCCTGTCGAAAATGTACTGGCCGAGCGGGATGACCAAGGAGGGCGCGTTTCATCTGATCGGCCCGGAGCCTGACCCCGGTGAACCGGTGTTGGTGTGTGAGGGCTACGCGACCGGCGCGAGCCTGCACATGGCGACGTCGATGGCGGTGGCCATCGCGTTTGATGCGGGCAACCTGCTGCCGGTGGCCAAGAGCATGCGCGAGCGGTTTCCGGGCCGGCCGCTGATTATCTGCCGTGACGATGACTGGAAGACCACCAAGCAGAACGGCGAGCCTTGGAACCCCGGTGAAGAGAAAGCCAGCAATGCGGCGGTGGTGGTCGGTGGCCAGGTGGTTGCGCCGATCTTTTCGGGTGAGCGGGAGGATAAGTGGACTGACTTCAACGATCTGCATTGTGCCGAAGGGCTGGATGCGGTGCGGCGGCAGGTGATGGCTGTTGTGAGGCCACCGGCGGCCGGGGGCTGGAAGAATCAGTTGGCTCGCTCGGAGAACGGCAATCTGATTCCGCATATGCAGAACGTTGAACTGGTGCTGGGCAACGATGAGCGCTGGGGTGGGGTGATCAACTACTGCGAGTTCAGTTCCAAGATCATCAAGCTGCGGGCCGCGACGTATGGCGGGGGCACGGGTGAGTGGGCTGACATCGATGACATGCGGGTGATGAAGTGGCTGGCCCAGCACTACAACTTGCGGGTCAAGGCGTCCAGTGTGATGGAGGCGGTCAGCGTGGTGGCCCATGACCATAGCTTTCACCCTGTCCGCCAATACCTGGATGGCCTGGAATGGGACCGCACGCCGCGTTTGAACAGTTGGCTGACCGATACCCTGGGTGTTCCTGCCACCGAGTACAGCGCCAAGGTCGGCAAGCGTTGGTTGATTTCAGCGGTTGCGCGAATCATGCAGCCGGGCTGCAAGGCCGATGCGGTGATGATTCTGGAAGGCGGGCAGGGCGCGGGCAAGTCCACGGCGATGAACATCATCGGCGGCAAGTGGTTCATGGATACGCCGTTTGTGCTGGGCGACAAGGATGCGTTTCAGGCGTTGCGCGGCAAGTGGGTCGTGGAGCTGGGCGAACTGGACAGCTTCAACAAGGCCGAGAGCACCAAGGCCAAGCAGTTTTTCTCGGCCACGGTCGACACCTACCGCGAAAGCTATGGCCGCAGAACGATCGACGTGCCACGCCAGTGTGTTTTCGTGGGGACGACCAATCAGGAAGAGTATCTGAAAGACCCGACCGGCAACCGGCGTTACTGGCCGGTGGCGTGTGGTGATACGGACCTGGACAAGCTGCGGGAGATACGCGACCAGTTGCTGGCCGAGGCGGTGTATTGCTACCACGCTGGTGACCGTTGGTGGGTGACCCGCGAAGAGGAACCGATGTTCACGGCGGCGCAGGAAGATCGGTTTGTGGTCGATGAGTGGGAAGGGCCGATTTTGCAATGGCTGGAAGAGTCGCAGATCGGTGAGACCACTACCGGCAGCGATCTGCTGAGTGCCGCGTTGAAGCTGGATTTCGGGCACTGGGGCAAGCCGGAGCAGATGCGGGTCGGGGCGATCATGCATCGGCTGGGCTGGCAGCGTGTGCGTTTGCCAGCGTTGCGCAAGAGCGGCAAGCGGCCCTGGGCTTACAAGAAGCCGCCCGGCTGGGGACGCCTGACAGCGGCATCGGCTCCGGTGCAGGAGGCCTGTTTTGGTTAA
- a CDS encoding PA0613 family protein codes for MVKYIDEMLKLWAQELHSDHEGTGGGGNMIAMLMECKGELIRGTRGSRVLLDESADIELIVNKHLAPELAVAVREHYCNYDSLLSQKVMYCGCSLKTYYQRLHDAHVCIASLLGRRAA; via the coding sequence TTGGTTAAGTACATCGACGAAATGCTCAAGCTTTGGGCGCAGGAGCTGCACAGCGATCACGAAGGCACAGGCGGTGGCGGCAATATGATTGCCATGTTGATGGAGTGCAAAGGCGAGTTGATCCGGGGCACACGCGGGAGCCGGGTGCTGCTGGATGAGTCTGCCGATATCGAGCTGATCGTTAACAAGCACCTGGCGCCAGAACTGGCGGTGGCGGTGCGGGAGCATTACTGCAACTACGACAGCCTGTTGTCGCAGAAGGTGATGTATTGCGGCTGTAGCCTCAAGACTTACTACCAGCGGCTTCATGATGCGCATGTGTGTATTGCCAGCCTGCTCGGGCGGCGCGCTGCATGA
- a CDS encoding phage holin family protein: MTDGQQTLNELPLWLLITLALAGGVTGELWRADKDGLCGSKIVRRLVLRSGSSVMCGVSTMMLLYAAEVPMMAAAAVGSLTAMAGADLAISFYERWAARRLGLTRRDADG, from the coding sequence ATGACGGACGGGCAACAAACACTGAACGAGCTGCCGCTGTGGCTGCTGATCACGCTGGCCCTGGCCGGCGGTGTGACCGGCGAGCTGTGGCGCGCCGACAAGGACGGCTTGTGCGGTTCGAAGATTGTGCGCCGTCTGGTGCTGCGCTCTGGGTCCAGCGTGATGTGCGGCGTCTCGACCATGATGCTGCTGTATGCGGCAGAGGTGCCGATGATGGCTGCTGCGGCAGTGGGCAGTTTGACGGCGATGGCGGGGGCGGATCTGGCGATCAGTTTTTATGAGCGATGGGCTGCGCGGCGGCTGGGGCTGACGCGCAGGGATGCTGACGGTTGA
- a CDS encoding HNH endonuclease, whose protein sequence is MQSIKQPSPYTYRWQQARAGFLRKHPLCVNCQRQGLIAAASVVDHIKPHRGDMGLFWDRNNWQPLCETCHNSWKQRLEKSGRQVGCDAAGRPLDPGHHWNRPRA, encoded by the coding sequence ATGCAGTCGATCAAGCAGCCCAGCCCCTACACCTACCGCTGGCAACAAGCCCGCGCCGGTTTCCTGCGCAAGCATCCGCTGTGTGTGAACTGTCAGCGTCAGGGCTTGATCGCCGCGGCTTCGGTGGTTGACCACATCAAGCCGCATCGCGGCGATATGGGGCTGTTCTGGGATCGCAACAACTGGCAGCCCTTGTGCGAGACCTGCCACAACTCGTGGAAGCAACGGCTGGAGAAATCCGGGCGGCAGGTCGGTTGCGATGCAGCGGGCCGGCCGCTGGACCCCGGCCACCATTGGAACCGGCCACGGGCCTGA
- a CDS encoding P27 family phage terminase small subunit, producing the protein MAGNGNSGRPAKPAVVHLLTGNASKKNVKSLLDEVQHPPVPVEAPPRPDWLSEEVLREWDHLIPDLLALGLVSRVDGQAIAEYCQAKVEWRKFNTLIEQMNDKIASGHLGDVQVYKSGAADMSIWRKLRNDAHQKADHIGRQFGFTPLARRALKLVSPQMDLIPNEPRDAAAKYFS; encoded by the coding sequence ATGGCCGGTAATGGCAATTCAGGCCGTCCGGCTAAACCGGCGGTGGTGCACCTGCTGACAGGCAATGCCAGCAAAAAGAACGTCAAATCCCTGCTGGATGAGGTCCAGCATCCGCCAGTGCCCGTAGAGGCGCCTCCAAGGCCTGACTGGCTGAGCGAAGAGGTGCTGCGTGAATGGGATCATCTGATCCCCGATTTGCTCGCCCTGGGCCTTGTATCGCGTGTAGACGGCCAAGCCATCGCCGAGTACTGCCAGGCCAAGGTCGAGTGGCGCAAGTTCAACACCCTGATCGAGCAGATGAACGACAAGATCGCCTCGGGCCACCTGGGCGATGTGCAGGTGTACAAGTCCGGCGCTGCCGACATGTCGATCTGGCGCAAGCTGCGCAACGATGCCCACCAGAAAGCCGACCACATCGGTCGCCAGTTCGGTTTCACGCCCTTGGCTCGCAGGGCGCTGAAGCTGGTTTCCCCGCAAATGGACCTGATCCCCAATGAGCCAAGAGACGCCGCCGCCAAGTACTTCAGCTGA
- a CDS encoding terminase large subunit — MSQETPPPSTSAEVDRATDFALAVVKKQRLAGPDVRRAARRHLRDLRHGHKRGLHWDLSAAQFAIGFFEDVLVLNGGEFEGKPFLLAPWQAFIVGSLFGWKRADGYRRFRTAFIETAKGSGKSPLAAGIGLLGLVADNEARAEVYAAATKRDQAMILFRDAVAMVKQSPSLSARIEMSGRNEKIWNLYYGNTESFFKPISADEGQSGPRPHVALLDEIHEHRNGNVVNMVRAGTKSRRQALIVMITNSGSDKNSVCWQHHELGVRICKGEEDNDAFFAFICSLDKGDDPFTDESCWSKVNPSLDFIQEGQTDGIPGRQYLREQVSDARGMPSKEAITRRLNFCEWTQAISPWISWEVWDQAREPVPMSVLRNRPCVGGLDLASTTDLTAFVLLFYPTYEDPHWRLLPYFWIPDHQLEERERRDKVPYLAWIKTRDMETTPGRAISKLYILRRLQTICAYFDVRKIGYDRWRIEDFIQLGDDHDFQLPPMIDFGQGYMSMAPAVDEFERRLLGVDMPVMQSSSDAQRVSVESLRHDGNPVMTWCAGNTVIKADEANNRKPDKAKATGRIDGIVAALMATGISGSIPVAASGTSIYDQGIGI, encoded by the coding sequence ATGAGCCAAGAGACGCCGCCGCCAAGTACTTCAGCTGAAGTCGACCGGGCGACGGACTTCGCCCTGGCGGTGGTGAAAAAGCAACGGTTGGCCGGTCCAGATGTACGCCGCGCCGCCCGGCGTCATCTGCGCGACCTGCGTCACGGCCACAAGCGCGGTTTGCACTGGGATCTGAGCGCAGCGCAGTTTGCCATCGGTTTTTTTGAAGACGTGCTGGTGCTCAACGGCGGCGAGTTCGAAGGCAAACCCTTCCTGCTCGCGCCCTGGCAAGCGTTCATTGTCGGCAGCCTGTTTGGCTGGAAACGCGCCGACGGCTACCGGCGCTTCCGTACCGCCTTCATCGAAACCGCCAAAGGCTCCGGCAAAAGTCCGCTGGCCGCCGGTATCGGCCTGCTGGGCCTGGTGGCCGACAACGAAGCGCGTGCCGAGGTCTACGCCGCCGCCACCAAGCGCGACCAGGCGATGATCCTGTTTCGCGATGCCGTGGCGATGGTCAAACAGTCGCCATCGCTGTCAGCCCGGATCGAGATGTCCGGGCGCAACGAAAAGATCTGGAACCTGTACTACGGCAACACCGAGTCGTTTTTCAAACCGATCAGCGCCGATGAAGGCCAGTCCGGCCCGCGTCCGCATGTGGCCTTGCTCGATGAGATCCACGAGCACCGCAACGGCAACGTGGTGAACATGGTTCGCGCCGGGACCAAGAGTCGCCGTCAGGCGCTGATCGTGATGATCACCAATAGCGGGTCGGACAAGAACAGTGTGTGTTGGCAGCACCATGAACTGGGCGTGCGGATTTGCAAGGGAGAGGAAGACAACGATGCCTTTTTCGCCTTTATCTGCAGCTTGGACAAGGGCGACGACCCGTTTACCGATGAAAGTTGCTGGTCAAAGGTCAACCCCAGCCTGGATTTCATTCAGGAAGGCCAGACCGACGGCATTCCCGGCCGCCAGTACCTGCGCGAGCAGGTCAGTGATGCCCGTGGCATGCCCAGTAAAGAAGCCATTACTCGCCGGCTGAATTTCTGCGAATGGACCCAGGCCATCTCGCCTTGGATTTCTTGGGAAGTATGGGACCAGGCACGTGAACCCGTACCGATGTCGGTGCTGCGCAACCGGCCGTGCGTCGGCGGCCTGGACCTGGCCAGCACCACCGACCTGACCGCCTTCGTGCTGCTGTTCTACCCGACCTATGAAGACCCGCACTGGCGGTTGCTGCCGTATTTCTGGATTCCCGATCACCAGCTTGAAGAGCGGGAGCGGCGTGACAAAGTGCCGTACTTGGCGTGGATCAAGACTCGCGATATGGAAACCACGCCGGGCCGGGCGATCAGCAAGTTGTACATTCTGCGGCGTCTGCAAACCATCTGCGCTTACTTCGATGTGCGCAAGATCGGCTACGACCGTTGGCGCATCGAGGATTTCATTCAACTGGGCGACGATCACGACTTTCAGTTGCCGCCCATGATCGATTTCGGTCAGGGCTATATGTCGATGGCACCGGCCGTCGACGAATTCGAGCGGCGCCTGCTGGGTGTTGATATGCCTGTCATGCAGAGCAGCAGCGATGCGCAACGTGTCAGCGTCGAAAGCCTGCGCCACGACGGCAACCCGGTGATGACCTGGTGCGCGGGCAACACCGTAATCAAGGCCGACGAAGCCAACAACCGCAAGCCCGACAAAGCCAAGGCCACCGGCCGCATCGACGGCATCGTCGCCGCGCTAATGGCTACCGGTATCAGTGGCTCAATACCCGTAGCCGCCAGCGGCACCTCCATTTACGACCAAGGAATCGGCATATGA
- a CDS encoding phage portal protein → MFFSKQLSPDDGLVSDGKSRFWQSLIGSSRSSAGVRVTADSALALTVVQNCVTLLAESVAQLPLELYRRLGDGKREAAIHHPLYDVLRYQPNPWQTPYEYREYSQLAAGMRGNAFSFIERADNGAVKALYPLHNDQIQVLKGTDLLPCYRIGGHAPLPMRLIHHVRWHTRNHYTGLSPIELHADAVGLAQAVRQYAGKSFANGTAVSGVIERPKESPAIRDMESINRILDQWGEKFAGIDNAKKVALLQEGMTFKPVSMNNVDSELLGIMKATGLDVARIYKIPPHMVNDLEKASYNSLEQLLIQYVIFALMPWVKRHEQAMMRDFLLGSERKDYFIEFNLSGLLRGDQKSRYDAYAVGRQWGWLSINDIRRLENMPPVANGDSYLQPLNMVDVTHNPANPDNPDVRARLEQQRDDILRMLGA, encoded by the coding sequence ATGTTCTTCAGCAAGCAACTCAGCCCGGACGACGGGCTGGTGTCGGACGGCAAAAGCCGCTTCTGGCAAAGCCTGATCGGCTCGTCGCGATCCTCGGCCGGGGTCAGAGTCACCGCCGACAGCGCGCTGGCCCTGACCGTGGTGCAAAACTGCGTGACCCTGCTGGCCGAAAGCGTCGCGCAGTTGCCGCTGGAACTCTACCGGCGGCTGGGCGACGGCAAGCGCGAGGCGGCGATTCATCACCCGCTGTACGACGTGCTGCGCTACCAGCCCAACCCGTGGCAAACGCCCTATGAGTACCGCGAGTACAGCCAGCTGGCGGCGGGCATGCGTGGCAATGCATTCAGCTTCATCGAGCGGGCCGACAACGGCGCGGTGAAAGCGCTGTACCCGCTGCACAACGACCAGATTCAAGTGCTCAAGGGCACCGACCTGCTGCCGTGCTACCGCATCGGCGGTCATGCGCCGCTGCCCATGCGCCTGATTCACCATGTGCGCTGGCACACCCGCAACCACTACACCGGCCTGTCACCCATCGAGCTGCATGCCGACGCGGTGGGGCTGGCCCAGGCGGTGCGTCAGTACGCGGGCAAGTCGTTTGCCAACGGCACGGCGGTCAGCGGCGTGATCGAGCGGCCCAAAGAGTCGCCTGCCATCCGCGACATGGAAAGTATCAACCGGATCCTGGATCAATGGGGCGAGAAATTCGCCGGTATCGATAACGCCAAAAAGGTCGCCTTGCTGCAAGAGGGCATGACCTTCAAACCGGTGTCGATGAACAACGTCGACTCCGAACTGCTGGGCATCATGAAAGCCACCGGCCTGGACGTGGCGCGGATCTACAAGATCCCGCCGCACATGGTCAACGACCTCGAAAAAGCCAGCTACAACAGCCTGGAACAGTTGCTGATCCAGTACGTGATCTTCGCCCTGATGCCGTGGGTCAAGCGCCACGAGCAGGCGATGATGCGCGACTTCCTGCTGGGCAGCGAACGCAAGGACTACTTCATTGAATTCAACCTGTCCGGGCTGCTGCGCGGCGACCAGAAAAGCCGCTACGACGCCTACGCGGTCGGCCGCCAGTGGGGCTGGCTGTCGATCAACGACATCCGCCGCCTGGAAAACATGCCGCCGGTGGCCAACGGCGACAGCTACCTGCAACCGCTGAACATGGTCGACGTGACCCACAACCCGGCCAACCCCGATAACCCCGACGTCCGCGCCCGGCTGGAACAGCAGCGCGACGACATCCTGAGGATGCTTGGCGCATGA
- a CDS encoding S49 family peptidase: MKHHLRVASLLFNQPLLTTPDLLDLAVRWANQTLSLNIISLHTAGISQGAQMMFDDDDREQQAQRREEQRLKVIAETGIEVIPVSGVLVSRGSHLAACETMTSYEDLRRSLSRAVADPLVERIVLDIDSPGGSAVGAFELAADIRAATAIKPITALVNFMAYSGAYLLAAACTEIVVSQTSGVGSIGVIASHMDRSKMEEGMGVKVTTVYAGAHKNDLSPHEPLTAQSLQVLNELVQDSYQMFTQQVADYRHLDVAKVIATEAACYRGAKAIAMGLADRMQAPQQALDQLSQGIALHRQQRQRISLQARACAIAARL, from the coding sequence ATGAAACACCACCTCCGGGTGGCCAGCCTGCTGTTCAACCAGCCGCTGCTGACCACCCCTGACTTGCTCGACCTCGCCGTGCGTTGGGCCAACCAGACCCTGAGCCTGAACATCATCAGCCTGCACACCGCAGGCATCAGCCAGGGCGCACAGATGATGTTCGATGACGACGACCGCGAACAGCAGGCCCAGCGCCGTGAAGAACAGCGGCTGAAGGTCATCGCCGAAACCGGCATCGAAGTGATCCCGGTCAGCGGCGTGCTGGTCAGTCGCGGCAGCCATCTGGCGGCCTGCGAAACCATGACCAGCTACGAAGACCTGCGGCGTTCGCTCAGCCGCGCCGTGGCCGATCCGCTGGTCGAACGCATCGTGCTCGACATCGACAGCCCCGGCGGCAGCGCGGTCGGGGCCTTCGAACTGGCGGCGGACATTCGCGCCGCCACGGCGATCAAACCGATCACCGCGCTGGTCAACTTCATGGCCTATTCCGGGGCTTACCTGCTGGCCGCTGCATGCACCGAAATCGTCGTCAGCCAGACCTCCGGGGTCGGTTCCATCGGGGTGATTGCCAGCCACATGGACCGCTCGAAAATGGAAGAGGGCATGGGCGTCAAAGTCACCACGGTCTACGCCGGGGCGCACAAAAACGACCTCAGCCCACACGAGCCGCTTACCGCCCAGTCGCTGCAGGTGCTCAACGAACTGGTGCAAGACAGCTACCAGATGTTCACCCAGCAGGTGGCCGACTACCGCCACCTCGACGTGGCCAAGGTCATCGCCACCGAAGCGGCCTGCTACCGGGGCGCCAAGGCCATCGCCATGGGCCTGGCCGACCGCATGCAGGCACCGCAACAGGCGCTCGACCAACTGAGCCAAGGCATCGCCCTGCACCGGCAGCAACGCCAACGCATCAGCCTGCAAGCCCGCGCCTGCGCCATCGCTGCCCGACTCTGA
- a CDS encoding phage major capsid protein: MSLVTQLRSERAKLNEQIQALARIEADGGVLDAEQLTSFDSLNSAFNTLTDKLSRAEAAERTALASAVPLSEGAQGITSPPAGGISGPFTAKPIPGANMAQMVRLLAATRGDQQAAAKMASDGGMNPEIAMALSTVTPGAGGVLVPHSFSSEVIELLRPKSVVRKLGAVSLPLNSGNLTIPRIKGGAIVGYIGSEEDVPVTDLNFDDLKLSAKKLAGLVPISNDLLSYSGTNPNVDRLVVNDLTAAVGLAEDLGFIRGAGTGNLPKGLRFWAPAFNIITCPPDKELHIVEMALSALILRLEQADANMLMPGFIMAPRSKRWLAALRDGNGNKAYPELDQNLLKGFPVATTTQVPINLGENGDASEIYFADFADCFIGEDDDMVIDFSKEATYKDNAGNIVSAFQRDQTLVRVIAKHDFGPRHIESVAMLTDVVWGAGL; this comes from the coding sequence ATGTCCCTGGTTACCCAATTGCGCAGCGAACGCGCCAAACTTAACGAGCAGATCCAGGCGCTGGCGCGCATCGAAGCCGACGGCGGCGTGCTGGATGCCGAACAACTGACATCCTTCGATTCACTCAACAGCGCCTTCAACACGCTGACCGACAAACTCAGCCGCGCCGAGGCCGCCGAACGCACCGCGCTGGCCAGTGCCGTGCCGCTCAGCGAAGGCGCACAAGGCATCACCAGCCCACCGGCCGGTGGCATCAGCGGCCCATTCACAGCCAAGCCGATTCCCGGAGCCAACATGGCGCAAATGGTCCGCTTGCTGGCCGCAACCCGTGGCGATCAACAGGCCGCCGCAAAAATGGCCAGTGACGGCGGCATGAACCCGGAAATCGCCATGGCCCTGAGCACTGTGACCCCCGGTGCGGGCGGCGTGCTGGTGCCGCACAGCTTTTCCAGCGAAGTGATCGAGCTGCTGCGGCCCAAATCGGTGGTGCGCAAACTCGGCGCCGTGTCGTTGCCACTCAATAGCGGCAACCTGACCATTCCGCGCATCAAAGGCGGGGCGATTGTCGGCTACATCGGCAGCGAAGAAGACGTGCCGGTCACCGACCTGAATTTCGACGACCTCAAACTGTCGGCCAAGAAACTGGCCGGCCTGGTGCCGATCAGCAACGACCTGCTGAGCTATTCCGGTACCAACCCCAACGTTGACCGGCTGGTGGTCAACGACCTGACGGCTGCGGTGGGGCTGGCCGAAGACCTGGGCTTCATTCGCGGCGCCGGGACCGGCAACCTGCCCAAAGGCCTGCGCTTCTGGGCACCGGCGTTCAACATCATCACCTGCCCGCCGGACAAAGAGCTGCACATCGTCGAAATGGCCCTGTCGGCGCTGATCCTGCGCCTGGAACAGGCCGACGCGAACATGCTGATGCCGGGCTTCATCATGGCCCCGCGCAGCAAACGCTGGCTGGCCGCGCTGCGTGACGGCAACGGCAACAAGGCCTACCCGGAGCTGGACCAGAACCTGCTCAAAGGCTTCCCGGTGGCGACCACCACCCAGGTGCCGATCAACCTCGGTGAAAACGGTGATGCCTCGGAAATCTACTTTGCCGATTTCGCCGATTGCTTCATCGGCGAAGACGACGACATGGTCATCGACTTCAGCAAAGAGGCCACCTACAAGGACAACGCCGGGAACATCGTCAGCGCTTTCCAGCGCGACCAGACCCTGGTGCGGGTGATCGCCAAGCACGACTTTGGCCCCCGGCACATCGAGTCGGTCGCGATGCTCACCGACGTGGTCTGGGGCGCCGGGCTGTGA
- a CDS encoding phage head closure protein has product MGAGHYRHRCQLYRNEPIRDPLGGDTDRWVLVRAFWGDVRAVSGRNWLAAAQHQAEVTVEIHCRPLAALAGMRVAHDTLTYQIEQPLLDRGRHRLRLMCKTVTSIR; this is encoded by the coding sequence ATGGGCGCAGGCCACTACCGGCACCGCTGCCAGCTGTACCGCAACGAGCCGATCCGCGACCCGCTAGGCGGTGACACCGACCGGTGGGTGCTGGTGCGCGCGTTCTGGGGTGATGTGCGTGCTGTCAGCGGCCGCAACTGGCTGGCCGCCGCCCAGCACCAAGCTGAGGTCACCGTGGAAATCCACTGCCGACCGCTGGCGGCGCTGGCCGGCATGCGCGTCGCACACGACACACTGACCTACCAGATCGAACAGCCACTGCTCGACCGGGGCCGCCACCGGCTGCGGCTCATGTGCAAAACGGTGACATCCATAAGGTGA